One Nitrospira sp. genomic region harbors:
- the gyrB gene encoding DNA topoisomerase (ATP-hydrolyzing) subunit B, protein MATNESISKPKSDSYNADQIKVLEGLDAVRKRPAMYIGSTGVDGLHHLVYEVVDNSVDEHMAGFGETIEVTIHIDGSVTVVDNGRGIPTGMHSTQKKSAAEVALTVLHAGGKFEQGAYTVSGGLHGVGISVVNALSEWLELEIWQDGQVFTQRYQRGKPDAPLQMTGKTKRRGTQVTFKPDGQIFETLEFSFDILAQRLRELAFLNKGLEISLKDEHKEKEQIFKYKGGIVSFVEHLNEAKTPIHKPIYVNVEKPDMILELALQYNDSYAENLFSFANNINTKEGGTHLVGFKAALTRTINSYANANDLLKKETESLSGDDVREGLTAVVSVKVRNPQFEGQTKAKLGNSEVKGIVEAAVNEALGTYFEENPAVAKKIIGKAIDAARAREAARKAKELIRRKSALDGGSLPGKLADCAEKDPALSELYIVEGDSAGGSAKQGRDRKYQAILPLKGKILNVEKARFDKMLSSDEIRTLIMALGTGIGRRREEGDKPEKDSFDIAKARYHKIILMTDADVDGSHIRTLLLTFFFRQMPELLERGYIYIAQPPLFKVKKGKSEKYLKDEGLLNEHLADLAVEEVEVYVENTQGYITGRRLLPVLKKLVAFETFLSRLNKKHHEANILRAFVDEPGLDRELLKDQAALRTVVANAKRVLEAIYPKATAELTIVEDEEHQSNKVICRITSNGIVLSMNLTHEVVGSADFRELQKLAPSTIGLGRAPYKLKAKGQEQQFSGTADLVKTIIEIGKQGLGIQRYKGLGEMNPSQLWETTMNPETRTLLKVKLEDVPGVDEIFTILMGDEVEPRRNFIQAHALEVRNLDV, encoded by the coding sequence ATGGCCACGAACGAGTCAATCAGCAAGCCCAAGTCAGACAGTTACAACGCCGACCAGATCAAAGTCCTCGAAGGTCTCGATGCCGTGCGGAAACGCCCGGCGATGTACATCGGCAGCACCGGCGTCGACGGCCTCCACCATCTCGTCTATGAAGTCGTCGACAACAGCGTCGACGAGCACATGGCTGGATTCGGGGAGACGATCGAGGTCACGATTCACATCGACGGGAGTGTCACCGTCGTCGACAACGGCCGGGGCATTCCGACCGGCATGCACTCCACGCAAAAGAAATCCGCGGCCGAGGTGGCGCTGACCGTGCTCCATGCCGGCGGAAAGTTCGAGCAGGGCGCCTATACCGTCTCGGGCGGTCTGCACGGGGTGGGCATTTCCGTGGTCAACGCGCTCTCCGAATGGCTGGAGTTGGAAATCTGGCAGGACGGCCAGGTGTTTACACAACGGTATCAGCGCGGCAAACCCGATGCCCCGCTCCAGATGACCGGAAAGACCAAGCGGCGCGGCACTCAGGTCACCTTCAAGCCGGACGGACAAATCTTCGAGACGCTTGAATTCAGCTTCGACATTCTCGCGCAACGGCTGCGCGAACTGGCCTTTTTGAATAAGGGCCTGGAGATCTCGCTGAAGGATGAGCACAAAGAAAAAGAACAGATTTTCAAGTACAAGGGCGGTATCGTCTCCTTCGTCGAGCACCTCAACGAAGCCAAGACGCCGATCCATAAGCCGATCTATGTCAATGTCGAAAAGCCCGACATGATCCTGGAGCTGGCGCTGCAATACAACGACAGCTATGCGGAGAATCTGTTTTCTTTCGCCAACAACATCAATACGAAAGAAGGCGGAACGCATCTCGTCGGCTTCAAGGCGGCGCTGACGCGCACGATCAACAGCTACGCAAACGCCAACGATCTGCTCAAGAAAGAGACTGAATCCTTGAGCGGCGACGACGTGCGTGAAGGGTTGACGGCGGTCGTCAGTGTGAAGGTGCGCAATCCGCAGTTCGAAGGGCAGACGAAGGCCAAGCTCGGCAATAGCGAAGTGAAGGGCATCGTCGAAGCGGCGGTCAACGAGGCGCTCGGCACCTATTTCGAGGAGAATCCGGCGGTCGCCAAAAAGATCATCGGCAAGGCCATCGATGCGGCCCGGGCGCGCGAAGCCGCCCGCAAGGCCAAGGAACTGATTCGCCGGAAGAGCGCGCTTGATGGAGGCTCGTTGCCCGGCAAGTTGGCGGACTGCGCCGAGAAAGATCCGGCGCTGAGCGAGCTCTACATCGTCGAGGGAGATTCGGCCGGCGGTTCCGCCAAGCAGGGCCGCGACCGGAAGTACCAGGCCATCCTCCCGCTCAAGGGCAAAATCCTCAACGTGGAAAAAGCCCGGTTCGACAAGATGCTCTCCAGCGACGAAATCCGCACCTTGATCATGGCGCTCGGCACCGGCATCGGCCGTCGACGGGAAGAAGGCGACAAGCCCGAGAAAGATTCGTTCGACATCGCCAAGGCGCGCTATCACAAGATCATTCTCATGACCGACGCCGACGTCGACGGAAGCCATATCCGGACCCTGTTGCTGACGTTCTTCTTCCGCCAGATGCCGGAGCTGCTGGAGCGCGGGTATATCTACATCGCCCAGCCGCCGCTCTTCAAAGTGAAGAAGGGCAAGTCGGAAAAGTATTTGAAGGACGAAGGGCTCCTGAACGAGCACCTGGCCGATCTCGCCGTCGAGGAGGTCGAGGTCTATGTGGAAAACACTCAGGGATACATCACGGGTCGCCGGCTCCTGCCGGTGCTGAAAAAGCTGGTCGCCTTTGAAACGTTTCTGTCTCGCCTGAACAAGAAGCATCATGAAGCCAATATCCTTCGGGCCTTCGTGGACGAGCCCGGCCTGGATCGCGAACTGCTCAAGGATCAGGCGGCGCTCAGGACAGTGGTAGCCAATGCCAAGCGGGTGTTGGAAGCCATCTATCCCAAGGCGACCGCGGAGCTGACCATCGTCGAGGACGAGGAGCATCAATCCAACAAAGTGATCTGCCGGATCACGAGCAACGGCATCGTGCTGAGCATGAATCTGACGCACGAAGTCGTCGGGTCGGCCGATTTCCGCGAACTCCAGAAACTAGCACCCTCCACCATCGGGCTGGGACGCGCGCCCTACAAGCTGAAAGCGAAGGGGCAGGAGCAGCAGTTCTCCGGCACGGCCGACCTGGTGAAGACGATCATTGAGATCGGCAAGCAGGGGCTGGGCATTCAGCGGTACAAAGGTCTGGGGGAAATGAATCCGTCGCAGTTGTGGGAGACCACGATGAATCCGGAAACCAGGACCCTGCTCAAAGTGAAGCTGGAAGATGTGCCCGGCGTGGATGAAATCTTTACGATCTTGATGGGCGACGAGGTCGAGCCTCGCCGCAATTTCATTCAGGCGCACGCGCTCGAAGTCAGAAATTTAGATGTGTAG